The Enterobacter asburiae genomic sequence GGCGCTCGGTGGCATAAACCAGTAGAGCTTCCCGATACAGCCGATACGCCCGAGGATCAGCGCCATAATCAGCGGCCCGCCCGCCAGGCCCAGCTTGAGCGCCACCGGGAAGCCCGGCACGTACACAGGAATAGAACCGAGCAGCACGCCAAGCCCGATACCGATAAACACTGGCAGCATCTGCACCTGCTGCAGTTTTTGCTGGGCGTTACCCACCATATCCGCCACGGCGTCGATGGACGACGGGCGCCCGACCAGGTTGAGGATATCCCCAAACTGCAGGCTGGCCTCCGGGCTGGCGACCAGCTCAACACCCGCACGGTTGAGACGGGAGATCACCACGTCATAGCGCTCTTTTACCTGCAGATCGCGGATTTTCTTGCCAAGAACGTGTTCGTTAGTTACCACAACGCGTTCCACGCGCATATCGGTGCCGCGGGTTGAGAGCGAAGTATCCACTTCCTGGCCAATCACCAGCCGCGCGTTGTTTAAATCGCCGGGCTGGCCGACCAGGTGCAGCAGATCGCCCTGCTGAATGACGGTGCCGGGCGCGGGCACCATCAGCATATCGTCACGCTTGAGGCGGGAGCAGATGATATTGGCGCTGTTGAGGATCGGCACGTCCTGAATCGCCATATTGTTCAGGTTGGGGTTATCGACCCGGATGTTGATAGTTTTGATCGGCATATGGCCGTTGGTGAGCGTGGTTTCGTGATCCTTCGCCTCTTTGTCGACGTTAATGCGAAACAGGACGCGTACCAGCCACATGGAAAGCAGAATGCCGCAAATCCCAAACGGGTAGGCCATGGCGTAGCTCATCCCCATCTGGTCGACGATGCCGGGTTCGATGCCCAAATCGCGCAGGATTTGCTGCCCGGCGCCGAGCGCAGGCGTGTTGGTAACCGCCCCGGAGAAAATGCCCAGCACCACGGGAAGCGGGATATCGAAGATTTTGTGCAGAATTGCGGTGACCAGCCCGCCCATTACCACAATGCCGAGGGCAAACAGGTTGAGCCGCAATCCCGAGACCCGAAGTGAGGCGAAAAAGCCCGGTCCCACCTGAATACCGATGGTATAAACGAAGAGGATCAGGCCGAACTCCTGAGTAAAGTGGAGCATTTCGGCGCTGAGGACCAGCCCGAGCTTGTCGGCGAAGTGCCCGACAAAAATGCCGCCAAACAGTACCCCGCCTATCCCAAACCCGACGCCGCGGATTTTGATATTACCTATCCACAGGCCAACAACAGCGACCAGGGCCAACACGCTGACGGTTAACGCGATATCACTCATGACCCACTTCCTTATCATAACCTTAGTTATGCTAAGGATTCTCTCAGAGCCGGATGCGATTGTATGGGCTATGGCGCACAAAAAAGCCCTGCCGGGGCAGGGCTTTATCTTTTCACCCTCTCCCACAGGGAGAGGGCTGGGGTGAGGGCATCAGCCCGCACAGTGCTAACTATT encodes the following:
- a CDS encoding putative transporter yields the protein MSDIALTVSVLALVAVVGLWIGNIKIRGVGFGIGGVLFGGIFVGHFADKLGLVLSAEMLHFTQEFGLILFVYTIGIQVGPGFFASLRVSGLRLNLFALGIVVMGGLVTAILHKIFDIPLPVVLGIFSGAVTNTPALGAGQQILRDLGIEPGIVDQMGMSYAMAYPFGICGILLSMWLVRVLFRINVDKEAKDHETTLTNGHMPIKTINIRVDNPNLNNMAIQDVPILNSANIICSRLKRDDMLMVPAPGTVIQQGDLLHLVGQPGDLNNARLVIGQEVDTSLSTRGTDMRVERVVVTNEHVLGKKIRDLQVKERYDVVISRLNRAGVELVASPEASLQFGDILNLVGRPSSIDAVADMVGNAQQKLQQVQMLPVFIGIGLGVLLGSIPVYVPGFPVALKLGLAGGPLIMALILGRIGCIGKLYWFMPPSANLALRELGIVLFLAVVGLKSGGDFVDTLVKGEGMSWVGYGIFITAIPLLTVGILARMFAKMNYLTLCGMLAGSMTDPPALAFANNLHATSGAAALSYATVYPLVMFLRIITPQLLAVLFWGMS